The proteins below come from a single Pedobacter aquae genomic window:
- a CDS encoding outer membrane beta-barrel protein produces the protein MKQLILIACTVFSFAQLAQAQATDSTVVKKEKNAQVEISKEGVNIHIGKTDSTKKDNKGSFPKVSFGLNIEHFDIGLSKYHNGSDFGFPSSYDFLENNNWKTHTVGFDLLQFGVRFNPNFKIALAGGIDWNHIRLERDVTIRPDAAVLTADPSSETNLEKNRFSSRYLRVPLYFEYRSKQDKHKNRFSFVAGPEVGFLIDGKVKQKTDGGEKIKVKDDYNFTQFRYGANVRLGYGGTGLFFKYYFNDVFADNTAPGLEGYKNLSFGLTFGF, from the coding sequence ATGAAACAATTAATACTTATAGCTTGTACAGTGTTTTCCTTCGCCCAGTTGGCGCAGGCACAAGCAACAGATTCTACCGTTGTAAAGAAAGAAAAAAACGCCCAGGTAGAAATCAGTAAAGAGGGTGTAAATATCCATATTGGTAAAACAGATTCTACCAAAAAAGATAATAAAGGTAGTTTTCCAAAAGTAAGCTTTGGATTAAATATCGAGCATTTTGATATTGGTTTAAGCAAATACCACAATGGTAGTGATTTTGGTTTCCCTTCTAGTTATGATTTTTTAGAAAATAATAACTGGAAAACCCATACTGTTGGTTTTGATTTACTTCAGTTTGGTGTACGATTTAATCCTAATTTCAAAATTGCTTTGGCTGGAGGTATAGATTGGAACCATATCAGGTTAGAAAGAGATGTTACCATTAGGCCAGATGCAGCAGTTTTAACTGCAGATCCTTCATCAGAAACCAATCTAGAAAAGAATAGATTTTCTAGTAGATATTTAAGAGTGCCTCTATATTTTGAATATAGAAGTAAGCAGGATAAGCACAAGAACAGATTCTCTTTTGTAGCTGGTCCTGAAGTAGGGTTCTTAATAGATGGTAAAGTGAAACAAAAGACAGATGGTGGCGAGAAAATTAAAGTTAAAGACGATTATAACTTCACCCAATTTAGATACGGAGCTAATGTTAGATTAGGTTATGGTGGTACAGGTTTATTCTTTAAATACTACTTTAATGATGTATTTGCAGATAATACAGCTCCGGGTTTAGAAGGCTATAAAAATCTTTCATTCGGATTAACCTTCGGATTCTAA
- a CDS encoding RNA polymerase sigma factor has translation MNLQHKYAQEEIIQGCQAGERRYQELLYKMMSSKMLGVCMRYAKDQFEAEDMMQTAFVKVFRNINAYRGEGSFEGWIRRIMVNTSIEVYRKNLRSLNVVDIDETHDHQASTAFDMSRLNIADLMRLIRNLSDGYRLVFNMYAIEGYSHKEIAKELGITEGASKSQLSRARAILREQILKMEGNSYGTHVG, from the coding sequence ATGAATTTGCAGCACAAATACGCTCAAGAAGAAATTATTCAAGGATGCCAAGCAGGCGAACGACGTTATCAAGAGTTACTCTATAAGATGATGTCATCCAAAATGCTAGGTGTTTGTATGCGCTACGCCAAAGACCAGTTTGAAGCAGAAGACATGATGCAAACTGCTTTTGTAAAGGTGTTTAGAAATATAAACGCTTACCGCGGAGAAGGTTCGTTTGAAGGCTGGATAAGAAGAATTATGGTAAATACTTCTATAGAAGTGTACCGCAAAAATTTAAGAAGTTTAAATGTTGTTGATATAGATGAAACACATGATCACCAAGCATCAACAGCGTTTGATATGAGTAGACTAAATATTGCCGATTTGATGAGGCTGATTAGAAACCTGTCTGACGGTTACAGACTAGTATTTAACATGTATGCAATAGAAGGATACTCGCACAAAGAAATAGCAAAAGAGCTAGGCATTACAGAAGGGGCCTCAAAGTCTCAACTCAGTAGAGCCAGAGCCATATTAAGAGAACAAATTTTAAAAATGGAGGGAAACAGTTATGGAACCCATGTCGGATAA
- a CDS encoding GH3 auxin-responsive promoter family protein gives MTIVNSFLNWIMKKRMHQIELFMKYPNEVQEEWLNTLINSAENTEWGKLYDYKSIENERQFKERVPLQSYDTLKPFIEKMLKGEQNILWPSEIKWFAKSSGTTSDRSKFIPVSEEALEECHFKGGKDMLAIYCNNRPDAKMFTGKSLVLGGSHQINQLSPDSFYGDLSAVIIKNLPIWAEMMRTPDMSIALMDNYEEKIEKMARATMDVNVTNIAGVPTWTIVLAKRVLELTGKNNLMEVWPNLELYVHGAVNFEPYQEQFKMLIPNEQMFYLETYNASEGFFGIQDQSEDKDLLLMLDYGIYYEFLPMEHFDEENPKTLSLSEVELNKNYAIIISTNAGLWRYVIGDTVKFTSLDPYRIKITGRTKHFINAFGEEVIIDNAEKALTKACAETNAIIKDYTACPIYFQGNEAGGHEWIIEFEKKPNEFNRFVDILDNTLREVNSDYDAKRFKDMALRRPTVHIAPDNTFYKWLKQKGKLGGQHKVPRLANNRTYVDEILQIIQSS, from the coding sequence CAATTGTAAATTCTTTTCTTAACTGGATAATGAAAAAGCGTATGCACCAGATAGAGCTTTTCATGAAATATCCTAATGAAGTACAAGAAGAATGGCTAAATACTTTGATAAACTCTGCAGAAAATACAGAGTGGGGGAAGCTTTATGATTATAAATCAATAGAAAACGAGCGCCAATTTAAAGAGCGTGTACCGCTACAAAGCTATGATACCCTTAAGCCTTTTATTGAAAAAATGCTAAAAGGCGAGCAGAATATACTATGGCCATCAGAAATTAAATGGTTTGCCAAATCATCTGGCACCACTAGCGATAGAAGTAAATTTATCCCTGTAAGTGAAGAAGCTTTAGAAGAATGTCATTTTAAAGGGGGTAAAGATATGCTGGCTATTTATTGTAATAATAGACCAGATGCTAAGATGTTTACTGGTAAAAGTTTGGTGTTAGGTGGTAGCCATCAAATCAATCAATTAAGCCCTGATTCTTTCTATGGAGATTTATCTGCCGTTATCATAAAAAACTTGCCTATATGGGCAGAAATGATGCGTACACCTGATATGTCTATCGCCTTAATGGATAATTATGAGGAGAAGATAGAAAAGATGGCCAGAGCAACCATGGATGTTAATGTAACCAATATTGCCGGCGTACCTACTTGGACTATCGTTTTGGCAAAACGCGTATTAGAACTTACAGGTAAAAATAACTTGATGGAAGTTTGGCCTAATTTAGAGCTTTATGTACATGGTGCTGTAAATTTTGAGCCTTATCAGGAACAATTTAAAATGCTTATTCCTAACGAGCAGATGTTTTACTTAGAAACCTACAATGCATCAGAAGGCTTTTTTGGGATACAAGATCAAAGTGAAGATAAAGACTTATTGTTGATGTTAGACTATGGTATTTACTACGAGTTTTTACCAATGGAGCATTTTGATGAAGAAAATCCTAAGACATTATCCCTAAGCGAGGTTGAGCTTAATAAAAATTACGCTATCATCATCAGTACCAATGCCGGTTTATGGAGGTATGTTATTGGTGATACAGTAAAGTTTACTTCATTAGACCCTTACCGAATAAAAATAACTGGAAGAACTAAACATTTTATTAATGCATTTGGTGAGGAGGTTATTATAGATAATGCTGAAAAGGCACTCACTAAAGCTTGTGCGGAGACCAATGCAATTATTAAAGATTATACTGCCTGTCCAATTTATTTCCAAGGGAATGAAGCTGGCGGTCATGAATGGATTATAGAATTTGAAAAGAAACCTAACGAGTTTAATAGGTTTGTTGATATTTTAGATAATACTTTACGCGAAGTAAACTCTGATTATGACGCTAAAAGATTTAAAGATATGGCTTTAAGAAGGCCAACTGTACATATTGCCCCAGATAATACTTTCTATAAATGGTTGAAACAGAAAGGGAAATTAGGCGGGCAACACAAGGTTCCAAGATTGGCAAACAACAGAACTTATGTTGATGAAATCTTGCAAATCATACAAAGTTCATGA